From the genome of Vicia villosa cultivar HV-30 ecotype Madison, WI linkage group LG2, Vvil1.0, whole genome shotgun sequence, one region includes:
- the LOC131652812 gene encoding serine/threonine-protein kinase PBL34-like: MGFGKKNAIKAGSLEVDKSKVDVVKKERRWRFRFSFIGCCKSSTSKFDSNSICCNATTSTQNGDNNKSVIVQSEENKSVFEIDTKDSSAPADSSTTTSNGESISSTSKFSEELKFASCLRKFTFNGLKVATRNFRPESLLGEGGFGCVFKGWIEVNGTAPVKPGTGLTVAVKILNHNGHQGHKEWLAELNYLGDLLHPNLVKLIGFCIEDDQRLLVYEFMPRGSLENHLFRRPLPLPWSIRMKIALGAAKGLAFLHEGAQRPVIYRDFKTSNILLDAEYNAKLSDFGLAKDAPEGEKTHVSTRVMGTYGYAAPEYVMTGHLSSKSDVYSFGVVLLEMLTGRRSIDKKRPNGEHNLVEWARPILGDRRMFYRIIDPRLEGHFSVKGAQKAAQLAAQCLSRDPKSRPLMTDIVQALKPLPNLKDMAVSSHQFKVARVDRTMSMPNPKNGVRTDLASLPKKGQPVRTLSSSNYGNGSPYPRYSKSPKPT, from the exons ATGGGGTTTGggaaaaagaatgcaattaaaGCAGGGAGTTTGGAAGTTGATAAGTCAAAGGTTGATGTTGTGAAGAAAGAGAGAAGGTGGCGGTTTAGATTCAGTTTCATTGGATGTTGCAAATCTTCAACATCAAAATTTGATAGTAACTCAATTTGTTGCAATGCTACTACTAGTACACAAAatg GTGATAATAACAAGTCGGTTATAGTTCAGTCAGAGGAAAACAAATCTGTATTTGAAATAGACACAAAGGATTCAAGTGCTCCCGCAGATTCATCTACAACAACTAGTAATGGTGAAAGTATCTCCTCTACTTCAAAATTCAGCGAGGAGTTAAAGTTTGCTTCCTGTTTAAGAAAATTCACATTCAATGGACTTAAGGTAGCAACTAGGAATTTCAGACCAGAGAGTCTTCTAGGTGAGGGAGGGTTTGGTTGTGTTTTCAAAGGTTGGATTGAAGTGAATGGAACCGCGCCCGTGAAACCGGGTACCGGACTTACGGTTGCTGTTAAGATTCTCAACCATAATGGACATCAAGGTCACAAAGAATGGCTT GCTGAATTAAACTATCTCGGCGATCTTCTACATCCTAATCTTGTTAAATTGATAGGTTTTTGTATTGAAGATGATCAGAGATTATTGGTTTATGAGTTTATGCCTCGAGGAAGTTTGGAGAATCACCTCTTTAGAA GGCCCTTGCCTCTACCTTGGTCGATCAGAATGAAAATCGCGCTTGGTGCTGCCAAAGGTCTTGCTTTTCTCCATGAAGGAGCTCAAAGGCCTGTGATATATCGCGATTTCAAGACATCTAATATTCTATTAGATGCG GAATATAATGCGAAGCTTTCTGATTTTGGACTCGCTAAAGATGCTCCTGAGGGAGAAAAAACACATGTATCAACAAGAGTTATGGGAACGTATGGTTATGCTGCTCCGGAATATGTGATGACCG GACATTTGTCATCGAAAAGTGACGTCTACAGCTTTGGAGTAGTGCTACTTGAAATGCTCACCGGCCGACGATCCATTGACAAGAAAAGACCGAATGGGGAGCACAATCTGGTGGAATGGGCAAGACCTATACTTGGTGACAGGAGGATGTTCTACCGAATAATTGATCCTCGTCTCGAAGGTCACTTCTCAGTTAAAGGAGCACAGAAAGCAGCACAGCTGGCTGCTCAATGCCTTAGCCGCGACCCAAAATCTAGACCCTTGATGACTGATATTGTTCAAGCTTTAAAGCCTTTGCCAAACCTCAAGGATATGGCCGTATCATCTCATCAATTCAAGGTCGCGCGAGTTGATCGTACCATGTCCATGCCGAATCCTAAAAACGGTGTTAGAACAGATTTAGCATCTTTACCGAAAAAGGGTCAGCCTGTAAGGACGTTGTCGAGTTCAAATTACGGTAACGGTTCTCCGTATCCTCGTTATAGCAAGTCTCCGAAACCTACATAA
- the LOC131652813 gene encoding hypersensitive-induced response protein-like protein 2, whose amino-acid sequence MGQCLGCYQVDQSNVAIKEQFGKFVDVLEPGCHCLPWCLGYQIAGGLSLRVQQLDIKCETKTKDNVFVNVVASVQYRAVADKASDAFYKLTNTREQIQSYVFDVIRATVPKLELDSVFEQKNDIAKAVEDELEKAMSTYGYEIVQTLIVDIEPDVNVKRAMNEINAAARMRLAANEKAEAEKILQIKKAEGEAESKYLSGLGIARQRQAIVDGLRDSVLAFSDNVPGTSAKDVMDMVLVTQYFDTMKDIGASSKSSAVFIPHGPGAVRDVAMQIRDGLLQGNAANL is encoded by the exons ATGGGTCAATGTTTGGGATGCTACCAGGTGGATCAGTCCAATGTTGCTATAAAGGAGCAATTTGGAAAATTTGTCGATGTCTTGGAACCTGGATGCCATTGTTTGCCTTGGTGTCTCGGTTACCAGATAGCTGGTGGATTATCGCTTCGTGTGCAGCAACTTGATATTAAATGCGAGAcaaaaacaaag GATAATGTCTTTGTGAATGTGGTTGCATCTGTACAATACCGCGCTGTGGCTGACAAAGCGTCTGATGCCTTTTATAAGCTCACCAACACAAGGGAACAGATCCAATCGTATGTTTTTGATG ttATAAGGGCCACTGTGCCAAAGTTGGAGCTGGATTCCGTCTTTGAGCAGAAGAATGATATAGCAAAGGCTGTCGAAGATGAGCTTGAGAAGGCGATGTCGACCTACGGTTACGAGATAGTCCAGACTCTCATTGTTGATATCGAGCCTGATGTCAATGTCAAGAGAGCAATGAATGAGATCAATGCAG CTGCGAGAATGAGGTTGGCTGCAAACGAGAAAGCTGAAGCAGAAAAGATATTACAGATCAAGAAAGCTGAAGGAGAAGCCGAGTCAAAGTACCTATCAGGACTCGGTATAGCTCGTCAACGTCAAGCCATTGTGGACGGACTAAGGGACAGTGTACTCGCATTCTCTGATAATGTACCCGGAACATCGGCTAAAGATGTCATGGACATGGTGCTGGTGACTCAATACTTCGACACCATGAAGGATATTGGAGCGTCATCGAAATCTTCAGCTGTGTTCATACCACATGGTCCCGGTGCTGTCAGAGACGTGGCTATGCAGATTAGGGATGGCCTCCTTCAGGGAAATGCTGCTAATTTATAA